Proteins from one Oncorhynchus clarkii lewisi isolate Uvic-CL-2024 unplaced genomic scaffold, UVic_Ocla_1.0 unplaced_contig_10956_pilon_pilon, whole genome shotgun sequence genomic window:
- the LOC139404852 gene encoding methanethiol oxidase-like, whose product MATKCTGCGPGYKSPLDAMKGPREEIVYLPCIYRNTGIQKPDYLATVDVDPKSPTYCQVIHRLPMPNLNDELHHSGWNACSSCFGDSSKKRNRLILPSLISSRVYIVDTGTDPRAPQMHKIVEPTDIFWKTGLANPHTTHCLGSGQIMISSIGDPSGNGKGGFILLDGKTFEVVGNWELPGEAAPFGYDFWYQPRHNVMMSTEWGAPKALAYGFSLEHVKEGLYGSKIHVWDWTTHKRLQSLDLGEEGAIPLEIRFLHDPAATEGYVGCALQGTVFRFYRTPKGEWAAEKVIHVPSKKVEGWALPVMPSLITDILISLDDRFLYFSNWLHGDIRQYDITNRRNPRLAGQLFLGGSILNDGPVKVLEDPENQSQPPPRTIKGKRIPGSPQMLQLSLDGKRLYVTTSLYSGWDKQFYPEMIKEGSVMMQIDVNTANGGLKVNENFLVDFGKEPNGPALAHELRYPGGDCTSDIWL is encoded by the exons ATGG CAACTAAATGCACAGGCTGTGGACCTGGCTACAAAAGCCCACTGGATGCCATGAAGG GTCCACGTGAGGAGATTGTGTACCTGCCCTGCATTTATCGCAACACTGGAATCCAAAAACCAGACTACCTTGCCACGGTCGATGTGGACCCCAAGTCTCCTACTTATTGTCAG GTCATCCACAGACTGCCCATGCCCAACCTGAATGACGAGCTACACCACTCTGGTTGGAACGCCTGCAGCAGCTGTTTTGGCGACTCATCCAAGAAGCGCAACCGACTTATCCTGCCCTCGCTCATCTCCTCCCGGGTCTACATAGTGGACACTGGGACAGACCCCCGCGCGCCACAGATGCACAAG ATTGTGGAGCCCACGGATATCTTCTGGAAGACGGGCCTGGCCAAcccccacaccacacactgccTGGGCAGTGGCCAGATTATGATCAGCAGCATAGGAGATCCATCTGGCAATGGAAAAG GTGGCTTTATCTTGCTGGATGGTAAAACGTTTGAGGTGGTTGGTAACTGGGAGCTGCCTGGTGAGGCGGCACCTTTTGGTTATGACTTCTGGTACCAGCCCCGACACAACGTCATGATGAGCACCGAATGGGGAGCGCCCAAAGCCCTCGCTTACGGTTTCAGCCTGGAACATGTCAAAGAAG GTCTCTATGGATCGAAGATCCACGTGTGGGACTGGACCACTCACAAGCGGCTACAGTCCCTGGACCTGGGGGAGGAGGGCGCCATTCCTCTGGAGATCCGCTTCCTCCATGATCCCGCCGCCACGGAGGGCTACGTCGGCTGTGCACTCCAAGGAACCGTCTTCCGTTTCTACAGGACACCA AAAGGAGAATGGGCTGCTGAGAAGGTTATCCACGTCCCCAGTAAGAAAGTGGAGGGATGGGCTTTGCCAGTGATgccaa GTCTGATCACAGATATTCTGATCTCCCTGGACGACCGCTTCCTATACTTCAGTAACTGGCTGCATGGAGACATAcgacagtatgacatcacaaacaGGAGGAACCCACGTCTGGCTGGCCAG CTCTTCTTGGGAGGGAGCATCCTAAACGATGGCCCTGTCAAAGTACTGGAGGACCCAGAGAATCAGAGCCAACCACCCCCACGCACAATCAAG GGGAAGAGGATCCCAGGGAGCCCCCAGATGTTGCAGCTCAGTCTGGATGGGAAGAGACTGTAcgtcaccacctctctctacagtggCTGGGACAAGCAGTTCTACCCGGAAATGATCAA GGAGGGTTCTGTTATGATGCAGATTGACGTGAACACAGCCAATGGTGGCCTCAAGGTGAATGAGAACTTCCTGGTCGACTTTGGGAAAGAGCCCAATGGCCCGGCCTTGGCCCACGAGCTACGATACCCTGGGGGAGACTGCACCTCTGACATCTGGCTGTAA